One genomic segment of Pongo abelii isolate AG06213 chromosome 13, NHGRI_mPonAbe1-v2.0_pri, whole genome shotgun sequence includes these proteins:
- the TOR1B gene encoding torsin-1B isoform X1, with amino-acid sequence MLRAGWLRGAAALALLLAARVVAAFEPITVGLAIGAASAITGYLSYNDIYCRFAECCREERPLNASALKLDLEEKLFGQHLATEVIFKALTGFRNNKNPKKPLTLSLHGWAGTGKNFVSQIVAENLHPKGLKSNFVHLFVSTLHFPHEQKIKLYQDQLQKWIRGNVSACANSVFIFDEMDKLHPGIIDAIKPFLDYYEQVDGVSYRKAIFIFLSNAGGDLITKTALDFWRAGRKREDIQLKDLEPVLSVGVFNNKHSGLWHSGLIDKNLIDYFIPFLPLEYRHVKMCVRAEMRARGSAIDEDIVTRVAEEMTFFPRDEKIYSDKGCKTVQSRLDFH; translated from the exons ATGTTGCGGGCTGGGTGGCTCCGGGGCGCCGCGGCGCTGGCGCTGCTGCTGGCGGCCCGAGTGGTGGCAGCGTTCGAGCCCATCACCGTGGGCCTAGCCATCGGGGCCGCGTCGGCCATCACCGGCTACCTGTCCTACAATGACATCTACTGCCGCTTCGCCGAGTGCTGCCGGGAGGAGCGGCCGCTCAACGCTTCGG CTCTCAAGCTGGATTTGGAGGAGAAGCTGTTTGGACAGCATCTAGCCACGGAAGTGATTTTCAAGGCGCTGACTGGCTTCAGGAACAACAAAAATCCCAAGAAACCACTGACCCTTTCCTTACACGGCTGGGCTGGCACAGGCAAGAATTTTGTCAGTCAAATTGTGGCTGAAAATCTTCACCCAAAAGGTCTGAAGAGTAACTTTGTCCACCTGTTTGTATCGACTCTGCACTTCCCTCATGAGCAGAAGATAAAACTGTACCAG GACCAGTTACAGAAGTGGATCCGCGGTAATGTGAGTGCATGTGCGAACTCTGTTTTCATATTTGACGAGATGGATAAATTGCACCCCGGGATCATTGACGCAATCAAGCCGTTTCTAGACTACTACGAGCAGGTTGACGGAGTGTCTTACCGCAAAGCCATCTTCATCTTTCTCAG CAACGCAGGCGGGGACCTTATAACTAAGACGGCTCTTGACTTTTGGCGGGCCggaagaaagagggaagacaTTCAGCTGAAGGACTTGGAACCTGTACTGTCTGTCGGAGTCTTCAATAATAAACACA GTGGCCTGTGGCATAGTGGACTGATTGACAAAAACCTCATTGATTACTTTATCCCCTTCCTGCCTTTGGAGTACAGACATGTGAAAATGTGTGTGAGGGCCGAGATGAGGGCCCGTGGTTCTGCTATAGATGAAGACATTGTCACAAGAGTGGCAGAGGAAATGACGTTTTTCCCCAGAGACGAGAAAATCTACTCAGACAAGGGATGCAAGACTGTGCAGTCGCGGCTTGATTTCCACTGA
- the TOR1B gene encoding torsin-1B isoform X2, translating to MLRAGWLRGAAALALLLAARVVAAFEPITVGLAIGAASAITGYLSYNDIYCRFAECCREERPLNASALKLDLEEKLFGQHLATEVIFKALTGFRNNKNPKKPLTLSLHGWAGTGKNFVSQIVAENLHPKGLKSNFVHLFVSTLHFPHEQKIKLYQQRRRGPYN from the exons ATGTTGCGGGCTGGGTGGCTCCGGGGCGCCGCGGCGCTGGCGCTGCTGCTGGCGGCCCGAGTGGTGGCAGCGTTCGAGCCCATCACCGTGGGCCTAGCCATCGGGGCCGCGTCGGCCATCACCGGCTACCTGTCCTACAATGACATCTACTGCCGCTTCGCCGAGTGCTGCCGGGAGGAGCGGCCGCTCAACGCTTCGG CTCTCAAGCTGGATTTGGAGGAGAAGCTGTTTGGACAGCATCTAGCCACGGAAGTGATTTTCAAGGCGCTGACTGGCTTCAGGAACAACAAAAATCCCAAGAAACCACTGACCCTTTCCTTACACGGCTGGGCTGGCACAGGCAAGAATTTTGTCAGTCAAATTGTGGCTGAAAATCTTCACCCAAAAGGTCTGAAGAGTAACTTTGTCCACCTGTTTGTATCGACTCTGCACTTCCCTCATGAGCAGAAGATAAAACTGTACCAG CAACGCAGGCGGGGACCTTATAACTAA